One window from the genome of Pelosinus sp. IPA-1 encodes:
- the galE gene encoding UDP-glucose 4-epimerase GalE, translating into MSILVLGGAGYIGSHAVHQLLEKEYKVVVVDNLETGHEQAVPSKAVFYKGDIREKEFLRSVFQKEKIEVVIHFAANSIVGESMTNPIKYFGNNVYGTQVLLEVMNEFGVNKIVFSSTAATYGEPKEVPITEDMPTNPTNAYGETKLTMEKLMKWCDSAYGIKYVSLRYFNVAGARDQGEIGEDHATETHLIPLVLQVPLGKREYITVFGEDYDTEDGTCIRDYIHVEDLIEAHILAMHYLENQGDSNIFNLGSSQGFSVRQIIEAAREVTGHPIPAKIGERRAGDPSTLIASSDKAKKILGWQPKRTLIHQIIADAWKWHQSHPAGYEGE; encoded by the coding sequence ATGAGTATTTTAGTATTAGGCGGAGCAGGTTATATTGGATCTCATGCAGTGCACCAGTTACTAGAAAAGGAATATAAGGTAGTCGTAGTAGATAATTTAGAAACAGGTCATGAACAAGCTGTTCCTTCTAAGGCAGTTTTTTATAAAGGGGATATCCGGGAAAAAGAGTTTTTACGAAGCGTCTTCCAAAAGGAAAAGATTGAAGTAGTAATTCATTTTGCCGCCAATTCAATTGTGGGAGAATCCATGACAAATCCGATAAAGTACTTTGGCAATAATGTGTATGGAACGCAAGTACTTTTAGAAGTTATGAATGAATTTGGCGTAAACAAAATTGTATTTTCTTCTACGGCAGCAACTTATGGCGAACCTAAGGAAGTACCGATAACAGAAGATATGCCCACGAACCCTACGAATGCTTACGGGGAAACGAAGCTAACCATGGAAAAACTAATGAAATGGTGTGACTCTGCCTATGGGATCAAATATGTATCACTGCGTTATTTTAATGTAGCAGGGGCTCGGGATCAGGGGGAAATTGGTGAAGATCATGCTACGGAAACTCACTTGATTCCGTTAGTATTGCAAGTCCCACTAGGCAAACGGGAGTATATTACAGTTTTCGGCGAGGATTATGATACAGAAGATGGGACTTGTATTCGAGATTATATCCATGTGGAAGATTTAATTGAAGCTCATATATTAGCGATGCATTATTTAGAGAACCAGGGAGACAGCAATATATTTAATCTTGGTAGTAGCCAAGGTTTTTCAGTTAGACAGATTATCGAGGCAGCAAGGGAAGTTACGGGGCATCCAATTCCAGCAAAAATAGGAGAAAGAAGAGCTGGTGATCCAAGTACCTTAATCGCTTCCTCTGATAAAGCGAAGAAAATATTAGGTTGGCAACCAAAGCGCACTTTGATTCATCAAATTATAGCAGATGCTTGGAAATGGCATCAAAGTCATCCAGCTGGATATGAAGGTGAATAA
- the lepB gene encoding signal peptidase I, whose translation MKIMNAIFDWSYSIIIAFTCALLINAFLFQPTRVQGSSMEPTLQNDNYLFVSKVSHTLRQLPDYSDIVIIDSRVLRERTWKDDLVDPMNTYLGMLKLVDQSADHHIWVKRIIGKPGDVLEFKDNKVFRNGIALEEPYTKELMLYSSEKKITVPEDHVFVMGDNRNNSSDSRFIGPVPINQVLGKVVLKL comes from the coding sequence ATGAAAATAATGAATGCCATTTTTGACTGGTCCTACAGTATTATAATAGCCTTTACCTGCGCCTTACTGATTAACGCATTTTTGTTCCAGCCGACTCGCGTACAAGGCAGTTCTATGGAGCCTACCTTACAAAATGATAATTATTTATTTGTTTCTAAGGTATCCCACACTTTAAGGCAACTACCAGATTACAGCGATATTGTCATCATTGATAGTCGCGTACTAAGGGAACGAACTTGGAAAGATGATTTAGTTGATCCTATGAATACCTATTTAGGCATGCTGAAACTCGTTGACCAATCTGCTGATCACCACATTTGGGTCAAAAGAATTATTGGTAAACCAGGAGATGTACTAGAGTTTAAAGACAATAAAGTATTCAGAAATGGTATTGCTTTAGAAGAACCTTATACAAAAGAACTTATGCTTTATAGTTCTGAGAAAAAAATCACGGTTCCAGAAGACCACGTATTCGTCATGGGTGATAATCGCAACAATAGCAGTGACAGTCG
- a CDS encoding ASCH domain-containing protein, which translates to MFALNFQSSHHEELLQSRIKNCTVRLGDLREVYAENSLVWITFGKKLSPRKKMYQAIIDKVHIKKFSQLTAEDLVHQNPTITTTEELIKFFETLYAKSISPNDIVSVIYFSEVLGE; encoded by the coding sequence ATGTTTGCATTAAATTTTCAGTCGTCACATCATGAGGAGTTATTACAGAGTCGTATTAAGAACTGTACGGTTCGCTTAGGGGATTTAAGGGAAGTATATGCAGAAAATTCTCTAGTGTGGATTACTTTCGGAAAAAAATTAAGTCCTAGAAAAAAAATGTACCAGGCGATTATTGATAAGGTACATATTAAAAAGTTTTCTCAATTGACGGCAGAGGACTTAGTTCATCAAAATCCTACGATTACGACAACCGAAGAACTAATTAAGTTTTTTGAAACGCTTTATGCTAAATCAATATCACCTAACGATATTGTAAGCGTAATCTATTTTTCAGAAGTGCTAGGGGAATAA
- a CDS encoding DUF4870 domain-containing protein produces MSGQNTRTSLGLSENIEAILSYVFGWLTGAIFLVLEKENKFVRFHALQSLVTFLGLFILSTVIRLIPILGLLLSPLIAIASMVLWLVLLYKAYIGEKYKLPVIGTWVEKQIDKE; encoded by the coding sequence ATGAGTGGTCAGAATACAAGAACTTCCCTTGGTCTGAGTGAAAACATAGAAGCAATATTATCTTATGTTTTTGGTTGGTTAACTGGAGCCATATTCCTTGTATTAGAAAAGGAAAATAAGTTTGTTCGATTCCATGCCCTACAGTCCTTGGTAACTTTTCTTGGCTTATTTATTTTATCAACCGTGATACGACTTATACCCATTCTAGGGTTGTTACTTTCACCACTGATTGCCATAGCATCTATGGTTTTATGGTTAGTTTTACTCTATAAAGCATATATAGGGGAAAAATACAAATTACCAGTTATCGGTACTTGGGTGGAAAAGCAAATTGACAAAGAATGA
- a CDS encoding 3D domain-containing protein, with the protein MKHINHGKSLRFSLYVEYPDGHGEYKIAEGTGGAIKGNRIDTAIMNRDKAIDFGIKSVKVYVVETPKEE; encoded by the coding sequence GTGAAACATATAAATCATGGTAAATCCCTTAGGTTCTCGTTATACGTTGAGTATCCTGATGGTCATGGTGAGTATAAGATAGCAGAAGGTACCGGTGGCGCAATCAAAGGCAATCGCATTGATACTGCTATTATGAATCGGGATAAAGCTATTGATTTTGGTATTAAGTCAGTGAAAGTGTATGTTGTAGAAACGCCAAAAGAAGAATAG
- the galT gene encoding UDP-glucose--hexose-1-phosphate uridylyltransferase, with protein sequence MNIYQIIQQLIECAITLEFIESEDEIYVRNQILYLLGMNDFVVTDRLQGEPTIADLLEEIVEYAVRNEVIEDLFDEKEILASNIVNCFMPKPSEVNKIFYEKYKENGIEATNYFYKLSKNSNYIQTKRIAKNISYQSKTEYGTLDITINLSKPEKNPKDIMKEKGVKSTNYPKCLLCVENEGYAGRIGHPARSNHRLVRIELVGEPWFLQYSPYVYYNEHCIVLSNEHRDMKIDRQGLVRLVSFVEKFPHYFVGSNADLPIVGGSILSHDHYQGGRYEFAMERAADEYPFQLNQFPGVTCAIVKWPMSVLRLRGKDVKELVDAGDCILHSWRQYSDPSLDILAYTGETPHNTITPIARKRNELFELDLVLRNNRTNEEHSLGIFHPHKDVQHIKKENIGLIEVMGLAVLPARLIQELEEVKKQILGEECNVAEYHQVWAEELSEKYKEIANQGNVEELIKKETAAKFLRVLEDAGVFKRNEQGMAGFKKFIQTVNRI encoded by the coding sequence ATGAATATATATCAAATCATTCAACAACTAATTGAATGTGCAATTACTTTAGAATTTATAGAATCAGAAGATGAGATCTATGTAAGAAATCAAATTCTATATCTCCTTGGAATGAATGATTTTGTGGTAACTGATAGGCTGCAGGGCGAACCAACAATAGCCGATCTATTAGAAGAGATAGTAGAGTATGCAGTTAGGAATGAAGTGATTGAAGATCTCTTTGATGAAAAAGAAATACTTGCAAGTAATATTGTCAATTGCTTTATGCCAAAACCTTCTGAGGTCAATAAAATTTTCTATGAGAAATATAAAGAGAATGGTATTGAGGCAACTAATTATTTTTATAAGTTGAGTAAAAATAGTAACTATATACAAACCAAACGGATTGCAAAAAATATAAGTTATCAGTCAAAAACGGAATACGGCACCTTAGATATTACAATTAATTTATCCAAGCCAGAAAAAAATCCTAAAGATATTATGAAAGAAAAAGGGGTAAAAAGCACAAATTACCCCAAGTGTTTACTGTGTGTGGAGAATGAAGGTTATGCTGGACGAATTGGGCATCCTGCTCGCTCGAATCATCGCTTAGTACGAATCGAGCTTGTCGGTGAACCTTGGTTTCTTCAATATTCCCCTTATGTCTATTATAATGAGCACTGCATTGTCCTTTCGAATGAGCATCGGGATATGAAAATTGATCGTCAAGGACTGGTGCGCTTAGTGTCTTTTGTTGAGAAGTTTCCCCATTATTTTGTTGGTTCCAATGCAGATTTACCAATTGTTGGAGGTTCGATTTTATCTCATGATCATTACCAAGGAGGGCGCTATGAATTTGCCATGGAGCGGGCAGCAGATGAGTATCCGTTTCAATTAAACCAGTTTCCAGGTGTTACCTGCGCCATTGTGAAATGGCCTATGTCTGTCCTTCGCTTGCGAGGTAAAGATGTGAAGGAATTGGTTGATGCAGGGGATTGTATTTTACATTCTTGGAGGCAGTATAGTGATCCATCTCTAGATATTTTAGCTTATACAGGGGAAACACCACACAATACAATTACTCCCATTGCACGTAAACGGAATGAATTATTTGAGCTTGATCTCGTACTCCGAAATAATCGCACAAATGAGGAACATTCGCTGGGAATTTTCCATCCTCACAAAGATGTACAGCATATTAAAAAAGAAAATATTGGCCTCATTGAAGTCATGGGATTGGCCGTGCTGCCAGCAAGACTGATTCAAGAATTAGAAGAAGTGAAAAAGCAGATACTAGGTGAAGAGTGTAATGTAGCAGAATATCATCAAGTATGGGCTGAAGAACTTTCTGAAAAATACAAAGAAATCGCAAATCAGGGGAATGTAGAAGAACTTATAAAAAAAGAGACAGCAGCTAAATTCCTCCGAGTTTTAGAAGATGCTGGTGTTTTCAAAAGAAATGAACAAGGTATGGCAGGTTTTAAAAAATTTATACAAACTGTAAATAGAATATAA